In Harpia harpyja isolate bHarHar1 chromosome 12, bHarHar1 primary haplotype, whole genome shotgun sequence, a single window of DNA contains:
- the P2RY12 gene encoding P2Y purinoceptor 12 translates to MKATTDFGYSRNDTNCTSDNKLSQAIFPLLYTILFLVGITMNGLAMWVFFKISSKSNFIIFLKNTVISDFLMILTFPFKILSDAKLVSWVLRGFVCQVTQVVFYFTMYISILFLGLITIDRYQKATSPFRTSTPRKLLGAKILSTAIWISMFALSLPNMILTNKKKTPKNVKKCALLKSEFGLVWHEIVNYICQLIFWVNLAVIVVCYILISKELYKSYKRTRSRGKASKKTVNLKVFIIIAVFFICFVPFHFTRIPYTLSQTRDVFECSAQNTLFYLKESTLWLTSLNACLDPFIYFFLCKSFRKSLLDMLCKHTALSELRAQMKEQNEGDDTDETPL, encoded by the coding sequence ATGAAAGCCACAACCGACTTCGGCTACTCCAGAAACGACACCAACTGCACTAGCGACAACAAACTCAGCCAagccatttttcctttgctttatacAATTCTGTTCCTGGTGGGTATCACCATGAACGGCCTGGCAATGTGGgtcttttttaaaatatccagTAAATCAAATTTCATCATCTTCCTCAAGAACACTGTCATTTCTGACTTCCTCATGATCTTgacttttccatttaaaatcctCAGCGATGCAAAGTTGGTATCATGGGTACTGAGAGGATTTGTGTGCCAAGTCACCCAGGTTGTATTTTACTTCACCATGTACATTAGCATTTTGTTTCTTGGCCTAATAACTATCGATCGCTATCAGAAAGCCACTTCGCCTTTCAGAACATCAACACCAAGGAAACTTTTAGGTGCCAAGATCCTGTCCACAGCAATTTGGATATCAATGTTTGCTCTTTCATTACCCAACATGATTCTAACGAACAAGAAGAAAACGCCTAAGAACGTAAAAAAGTGCGCTCTCTTGAAATCTGAGTTTGGCTTAGTCTGGCATGAAATTGTAAATTACATTTGTCAACTTATCTTCTGGGTTAATTTAGCAGTCATAGTTGTATGCTACATACTCATAAGTAAAGAACTGTACAAATCCTATAAAAGGACAAGATCCAGAGGAAAGGCATCCAAAAAGACTGTAAATCTGAAGGTTTTCATCATTATCGcagtgttttttatttgttttgtgcCTTTCCACTTTACTAGAATCCCCTACACGTTGAGCCAAACAAGAGATGTTTTTGAATGCTCTGCTCAGAACACCTTGTTTTACTTGAAAGAGAGCACGCTGTGGCTAACATCGCTAAATGCTTGCCTAGATCCATTCATatactttttcctttgcaaatcaTTTAGAAAGTCCTTACTAGACATGCTGTGCAAGCACACAGCATTGTCAGAACTCAGAGCACAGATGAAGGAGCAGAACGAAGGAGATGACACAGATGAGACACCACTCTAG